From Candidatus Sphingomonas colombiensis, one genomic window encodes:
- a CDS encoding response regulator transcription factor produces the protein MRVLLAEDDAETATLVAHGLGEAGYVVETIGRGDDALAADAGAFDLAIVDRMLPGLDGLELVRRWRANGIKMPVIMLTALGSIGDRVSGLGAGADDYLVKPFALAELSARVGALLRRPPLAEQPTRFRVGEVTLDLLRREVRRGGREVRLQPREFGILEQLMRNAGRVVTRTMLLETIWGFHFDPQTNIVESHLSRMRGKLNEGFDSDPIETLRGIGYRMRADD, from the coding sequence ATGCGGGTGCTGCTCGCCGAAGACGATGCCGAAACCGCCACACTGGTCGCGCATGGACTGGGGGAGGCGGGATATGTGGTCGAAACGATCGGGCGCGGCGACGATGCGCTCGCCGCCGACGCCGGGGCGTTCGACCTTGCGATCGTCGATCGGATGCTGCCGGGGCTGGATGGGCTGGAGCTGGTGCGGCGCTGGCGCGCGAATGGCATCAAGATGCCGGTGATCATGCTCACCGCGCTTGGCAGCATCGGCGATCGCGTATCGGGGCTGGGCGCGGGCGCGGACGATTATCTGGTCAAGCCATTTGCCCTGGCCGAGCTTTCCGCCCGTGTCGGCGCGCTGCTGCGTCGGCCCCCGCTGGCTGAGCAACCGACGCGCTTTCGGGTCGGAGAGGTGACGCTGGATCTGTTGCGGCGCGAGGTGCGGCGCGGCGGCCGCGAAGTGCGGTTGCAGCCGCGCGAATTCGGCATTCTCGAACAATTGATGCGCAACGCCGGGCGCGTCGTCACGCGGACGATGCTGCTGGAAACGATTTGGGGCTTTCACTTCGATCCGCAGACCAACATCGTCGAAAGCCACCTGAGCCGGATGCGCGGCAAGCTCAACGAAGGCTTTGACAGCGATCCGATCGAAACGCTGCGCGGCATCGGTTATAGGATGCGCGCCGATGACTGA
- a CDS encoding HAMP domain-containing sensor histidine kinase, with protein MTDWRRSAAYRIAFIYSGALALAVALLGGLVYFAADRAFRAQQDLALAEATAALVQDYRGQGIAPLAETIRRRSATNGVVTFGYALFDANGRRLAGDFELSLPQPGFSNVTFRDPVEGLDSARVLTTALDRDHILVVGIDSQALERIDGVILYLFAGAFALVLLVGLTGAVLLGGYLRRRLERISGTAQAIMAGDMRRRVPVSARGDEFDQLGQVLNLMLGRIAGLLDNLRQVSADVAHDLRTPLARLRGGLEAGLAQNDPAARETAIRQAVQQSDALLALFGGILRIVDVDTGDIRQGFAPVDLSGLAEDLIDSYAPAIADKGRHLSCEIAANVSVAGDRELIAQAVANLLDNAQAHTPAGTTIRLTLRADGGAARLAVEDDGPGVPADDRARIVERFVRLDRSRSASGHGLGLNLVDAIARAHGGVLAIEDAAPGLRAVLRFPLAVI; from the coding sequence ATGACTGACTGGCGCCGCAGCGCCGCCTACCGGATCGCATTCATCTATAGCGGCGCGCTCGCTCTGGCGGTCGCGCTGCTTGGCGGGCTGGTCTATTTCGCGGCCGACCGCGCCTTTCGCGCGCAGCAGGATCTGGCGTTGGCGGAGGCCACGGCGGCGTTGGTGCAGGATTATCGCGGGCAGGGGATCGCCCCATTGGCCGAAACGATCCGACGGCGCAGCGCAACCAACGGCGTCGTAACCTTCGGCTATGCATTGTTTGACGCAAATGGCCGGCGGCTGGCGGGCGATTTCGAGCTGAGCCTGCCGCAACCGGGCTTTTCCAATGTCACGTTTCGCGATCCGGTCGAGGGGCTGGACAGCGCGCGCGTGCTGACCACCGCGCTGGATCGCGATCATATCCTCGTCGTCGGCATCGATTCCCAGGCGCTCGAGCGCATCGACGGGGTGATCCTGTATCTGTTCGCGGGTGCTTTCGCGCTGGTGCTGCTCGTCGGGTTGACGGGGGCGGTGTTGCTTGGCGGCTATCTGCGGCGGCGGCTCGAACGGATCAGCGGCACCGCGCAGGCGATCATGGCGGGCGACATGCGCCGCCGCGTGCCCGTCTCCGCGCGCGGGGATGAGTTCGATCAGCTTGGGCAGGTGCTCAACCTGATGCTCGGGCGGATCGCCGGGCTGCTGGATAATCTGCGCCAGGTCTCCGCCGATGTGGCGCATGATCTGCGCACGCCGCTCGCGCGGCTGCGTGGCGGGCTTGAGGCGGGGCTGGCGCAGAACGATCCGGCGGCGCGCGAGACGGCGATCAGGCAGGCGGTGCAGCAAAGCGACGCGTTGCTGGCGTTGTTCGGCGGCATCCTGCGTATCGTCGATGTCGATACCGGCGATATCCGGCAGGGCTTCGCGCCGGTTGACCTGAGCGGGCTGGCGGAGGATCTGATCGACAGCTACGCCCCCGCCATCGCGGACAAGGGGCGCCATCTGAGCTGCGAGATCGCGGCGAACGTGAGCGTTGCCGGCGATCGCGAGCTGATCGCGCAGGCCGTCGCCAATCTGCTCGACAATGCACAGGCGCATACGCCCGCGGGCACCACCATCCGGCTGACGCTCCGCGCGGATGGTGGGGCGGCGCGGCTCGCGGTGGAAGACGATGGCCCCGGCGTGCCGGCGGATGATCGCGCACGGATCGTCGAACGCTTCGTACGGCTGGACCGCAGCCGATCGGCGAGCGGCCACGGCCTTGGCCTCAACCTTGTCGATGCGATCGCGCGGGCGCATGGCGGCGTGCTGGCGATCGAGGACGCCGCCCCCGGCCTGCGCGCGGTGCTGCGCTTTCCGCTGGCCGTTATCTGA
- a CDS encoding phosphatase PAP2 family protein — MLGLLLFAATLAADAPRQPPLLTAADLDPAAVLPPPPVDGSMQARAEMDELHAVGRTRSDAEKADAAQDGETKNASIFASAIGPAFDLNALPATAHLMKLVRATGKDASDRGKDEFKRRRPWDIDQTLSTCTQGRSEPLSSYPSGHTTMAFSMGAVLARLVPAKAPAILARAARYGQSRVVCLQHFRSDVTAGEALGLLVAERLMTKPEFRTAYDAAAAELSAAGIR; from the coding sequence ATGCTCGGGTTGTTGCTGTTCGCCGCGACGCTCGCGGCGGATGCCCCCCGACAGCCCCCGTTGCTGACGGCTGCCGATCTCGATCCGGCGGCGGTGCTCCCACCGCCGCCGGTCGATGGCAGCATGCAGGCGCGCGCCGAGATGGACGAGCTGCACGCGGTGGGGCGCACGCGCTCGGATGCGGAGAAAGCGGATGCGGCGCAGGATGGCGAAACCAAAAACGCCTCGATCTTCGCCAGCGCGATCGGCCCGGCGTTCGATCTGAACGCCCTTCCCGCTACCGCGCATCTGATGAAGCTGGTGCGCGCAACGGGCAAGGACGCATCCGATCGCGGCAAGGACGAGTTCAAACGCCGCCGCCCATGGGATATCGATCAGACGCTCAGCACCTGCACCCAGGGTCGCAGCGAGCCGCTGTCCAGCTATCCCAGCGGCCATACCACCATGGCTTTCTCGATGGGCGCCGTGCTCGCGCGGCTGGTGCCGGCCAAGGCGCCCGCGATCCTCGCCCGCGCCGCGCGCTACGGGCAAAGCCGCGTCGTCTGCCTCCAGCATTTCCGCAGCGACGTTACCGCCGGGGAAGCGCTGGGGCTGCTGGTCGCCGAACGACTGATGACGAAGCCCGAATTCCGCACCGCTTATGACGCGGCGGCGGCGGAATTGAGCGCGGCTGGAATCAGATAA
- a CDS encoding TonB-dependent receptor, with product MKFAFSTRRRLLAATAVAHALTIAAPAFAAPADIAPADATPTTPDGDDGTQSNGIAEGSDVIVTGTKANEIAPVTASLKTTQPQSIISRSFIEDSLPATADFNQIALIAPSVSNYGSANGSGLSESKAQIRGFQDGEYNVTYDGVPFGDTNDPTHHSNTFFPSNTVETLIVDRGPGNAATLGQATFGGNMNLFSRATRQDPGFEGKAAYGTFNTYLLRAVAQTGAIDKLGGTEAVFSTQWVKSDGARTYSPFRSWNIFGKVMVPLGDHARLTFLGTYNVNRFNQPDKDGATLDQIKQYGKYYSLNNDPTSQGYFGYNYTRKTTDFEIIKFEADLGGKSSFENRAYTYSYDNETLSGSDVTAFGRIDPKTGLVQPEGNTVTLAPGAKAVAGVPGYTKTNKYRMYGDIAKVHLDFGFGTLTTGAWIEWSDTYRQQRDVDLVTMLPNFVEKKVTNPVTNVATPQNIKFDQNSNTNHTEEFVELELRPIPGLRITPGFKHVDFNRRIDATYNQTTRYAQRLSNNYSADLPFATVNYAITPALSAYAQYAQGFLAPALGVLYVDRPDRSTVKPERSTNYQAGVVYHGQRLSIDADVYKIDFSNKFASALSPEPGVGTVWFNQGSVQYKGIEGQITYAFPGGLAVFANGSRNYAKTRNSGFMALQVANAPEWTAAGGVLFKHGPMVFSLIDKWTGRQWFTDPSAIKSDGTPASAAAFTTYDFYRSNGYNSAILSARYDLGRIRFGMEVNNLFNSQRVTNINTGKTAASDQYFYQVGRTVTGDITVKF from the coding sequence ATGAAGTTCGCGTTCTCCACGCGCCGGCGCTTGCTGGCCGCTACGGCTGTTGCACACGCGCTAACGATCGCGGCGCCGGCATTTGCGGCGCCAGCAGACATCGCCCCCGCCGACGCAACACCGACGACACCGGATGGCGACGACGGCACGCAATCCAACGGCATTGCCGAAGGCTCCGACGTCATCGTCACCGGCACCAAGGCGAACGAGATCGCCCCTGTCACAGCCTCGCTGAAGACGACCCAGCCGCAATCGATCATCTCGCGATCCTTCATCGAGGACTCGCTGCCGGCGACCGCCGACTTCAACCAGATCGCGCTGATCGCGCCGAGCGTTTCCAATTACGGCAGCGCCAATGGCAGCGGCCTGTCGGAATCAAAGGCGCAGATCCGCGGTTTCCAGGACGGCGAATATAACGTCACCTATGATGGCGTGCCGTTCGGCGACACCAACGATCCAACCCATCATTCGAACACTTTCTTCCCGTCGAACACGGTGGAAACGCTGATCGTCGATCGCGGCCCCGGCAATGCAGCCACACTCGGTCAGGCGACATTCGGCGGGAACATGAACCTGTTCAGCCGGGCGACGCGCCAGGATCCCGGCTTCGAAGGCAAGGCCGCTTACGGCACGTTCAACACCTATCTGCTCCGCGCGGTCGCGCAGACCGGCGCGATCGACAAGCTGGGCGGCACCGAAGCGGTGTTCAGCACGCAATGGGTGAAGTCCGATGGCGCGCGCACCTACAGCCCGTTCCGTTCGTGGAATATCTTCGGCAAGGTGATGGTGCCGCTGGGCGATCATGCCCGGCTGACCTTTCTCGGCACCTATAACGTCAATCGCTTCAATCAGCCCGACAAGGACGGCGCGACGCTCGATCAGATCAAGCAATATGGCAAATATTACAGCCTGAACAACGATCCGACGAGCCAGGGCTATTTCGGCTATAACTACACCCGCAAGACCACCGATTTCGAGATCATCAAATTCGAGGCCGATCTCGGCGGAAAATCCAGCTTCGAAAACCGTGCCTATACCTATAGCTACGACAATGAGACGCTGAGCGGCAGCGATGTCACCGCTTTTGGCCGCATCGATCCCAAGACCGGGCTGGTGCAGCCGGAGGGCAACACCGTGACGCTCGCGCCCGGCGCCAAGGCTGTCGCGGGTGTGCCCGGTTATACCAAGACCAACAAATACCGGATGTATGGCGATATCGCCAAGGTCCACCTCGATTTCGGCTTCGGCACGCTGACCACGGGTGCGTGGATCGAATGGTCCGACACCTATCGCCAGCAGCGCGATGTCGATCTGGTGACGATGCTGCCGAATTTCGTGGAGAAAAAGGTGACCAACCCGGTCACCAACGTGGCCACGCCGCAGAACATCAAGTTTGATCAGAACAGCAATACCAATCACACCGAGGAGTTCGTCGAACTGGAGCTTCGACCGATTCCGGGGTTGAGGATCACGCCCGGTTTCAAGCACGTCGATTTCAATCGCCGCATCGACGCGACGTACAATCAGACGACGCGTTACGCGCAGCGCCTGAGCAATAATTACAGCGCCGATCTGCCGTTCGCGACGGTCAATTATGCGATCACGCCCGCGCTTTCGGCATATGCGCAATATGCGCAGGGCTTCCTCGCTCCCGCGCTCGGCGTCCTTTACGTCGACCGGCCTGACCGTTCGACGGTGAAGCCGGAACGATCGACCAATTATCAGGCCGGCGTGGTCTATCACGGCCAGCGGCTGAGCATCGATGCGGATGTGTACAAGATCGATTTCTCGAACAAATTCGCATCGGCGTTGTCGCCCGAACCGGGCGTCGGCACCGTCTGGTTCAATCAGGGATCGGTGCAATATAAGGGCATCGAAGGCCAGATTACCTATGCCTTCCCCGGCGGCCTCGCGGTGTTCGCCAATGGATCGCGCAACTACGCCAAAACGCGCAACAGCGGCTTCATGGCGCTTCAGGTCGCCAATGCCCCGGAATGGACGGCGGCGGGCGGCGTGCTCTTCAAGCATGGCCCGATGGTCTTCTCGCTGATCGACAAATGGACGGGCAGGCAGTGGTTCACCGATCCCAGCGCGATCAAGAGCGACGGCACGCCGGCGTCGGCGGCAGCGTTCACCACTTATGATTTCTATCGCAGCAACGGCTATAACAGCGCGATCCTCTCCGCGCGTTATGATCTTGGCCGTATCCGATTCGGCATGGAGGTGAACAATCTGTTCAACTCGCAGCGTGTCACCAATATCAATACCGGCAAGACCGCCGCATCCGATCAGTATTTCTACCAGGTCGGTCGCACGGTGACGGGCGATATTACGGTGAAATTCTGA
- a CDS encoding PEPxxWA-CTERM sorting domain-containing protein — MGLYVKKTAVGFAAATFALAFPSVVNAAVTVDGYTLKTGSFGAQTGVHSSGSPAGHSIDGYVNQDGSTVTFSSVSGLLSFGGGSGEATINSTPSMTDLNVLFQKSWNSVTFDFMADKKVTSAFTLLVNGTALFSATPNLGDPACTFCLIDNGGNKFTVSGPGISNLAFTFDPGIPIAKQFRVEGLSNGGGVPEPATWAMMILGFGAVGGIMRRRGATQAKLRFARA, encoded by the coding sequence GTGGGACTCTACGTAAAAAAAACGGCCGTTGGTTTTGCAGCGGCGACGTTTGCACTTGCTTTCCCCTCTGTGGTTAATGCTGCTGTAACTGTCGATGGTTACACGCTTAAAACCGGATCTTTCGGTGCGCAGACGGGTGTTCATTCGAGCGGTTCGCCCGCTGGCCACAGCATTGACGGCTACGTCAATCAGGACGGTTCGACGGTTACGTTCAGCAGCGTAAGCGGCTTACTGAGCTTCGGCGGCGGAAGTGGCGAGGCCACGATCAACAGTACCCCGTCGATGACGGACCTGAACGTCCTCTTCCAAAAGAGCTGGAACAGCGTGACGTTCGATTTCATGGCCGATAAGAAGGTGACTTCTGCCTTCACGCTGCTGGTGAACGGGACGGCACTGTTCTCCGCCACCCCCAATTTGGGTGATCCGGCCTGCACTTTCTGCCTGATCGACAATGGCGGAAACAAATTCACGGTAAGTGGGCCGGGCATCTCCAATCTTGCCTTCACCTTTGATCCGGGGATTCCCATCGCCAAGCAGTTCCGGGTCGAAGGCCTGAGCAATGGCGGCGGAGTGCCGGAGCCGGCGACATGGGCGATGATGATCCTTGGTTTCGGCGCGGTCGGCGGGATAATGCGACGTCGCGGTGCGACGCAGGCGAAGCTGCGTTTTGCCCGGGCGTAA
- a CDS encoding DUF2569 domain-containing protein has protein sequence MKSLIEHPAGRALSARSLTLVCRLEVGLPRLLLAWVILAGAACGLRLAFSATPMNGTAEGIANALPYALVVGVPVATVLFGLSAFPASALHAQPTTRLARLGDWKGVGAIAARSMPLYGASGLMASLMIGILINVPVRTLEFLTGIPALGGMPPEWFRTLYTLMVWDLLLLSSLYGFAFVLALRHIPLFPRFLAGVWVMDILMQICIARIMGQIAHLPRDVAASLADLLEGNLKKVLISVAIWLPYLVFSRRVNLTYRWRVPAAR, from the coding sequence ATGAAGTCGCTGATCGAACATCCCGCCGGTCGCGCGCTTTCCGCCCGCAGCCTGACGCTGGTCTGCAGGCTGGAAGTCGGGCTTCCGCGTCTTTTGCTGGCGTGGGTGATACTTGCCGGCGCGGCGTGCGGGCTGCGCCTGGCATTCTCCGCGACGCCCATGAACGGCACGGCGGAAGGGATCGCGAACGCTTTGCCATATGCCCTTGTGGTGGGTGTGCCGGTGGCGACCGTGCTGTTCGGCCTGTCGGCGTTTCCAGCCTCCGCGCTCCATGCGCAGCCGACGACGCGGCTGGCGCGGCTCGGCGACTGGAAGGGGGTTGGCGCGATAGCCGCGCGATCGATGCCGCTATACGGCGCCAGCGGTCTGATGGCGTCGCTGATGATTGGCATCTTGATCAACGTGCCGGTGCGCACGCTGGAATTCCTGACCGGCATTCCGGCACTGGGCGGGATGCCACCCGAATGGTTTCGCACGCTCTACACGTTGATGGTGTGGGATCTGCTGCTGCTTTCCAGCCTTTACGGCTTTGCCTTCGTTCTCGCGCTTCGCCACATCCCGCTCTTCCCGCGCTTTCTCGCCGGGGTATGGGTGATGGATATCCTGATGCAGATTTGCATCGCGCGCATCATGGGGCAGATCGCGCATCTGCCGCGCGATGTAGCCGCCTCGCTCGCGGACCTGCTGGAAGGCAATCTGAAGAAGGTGCTGATCAGCGTGGCGATCTGGCTGCCATATCTGGTCTTTTCGCGGCGGGTTAACCTCACCTATCGCTGGCGCGTACCCGCAGCGCGGTGA
- a CDS encoding histidine kinase produces MVAIATIFLRLFSWKATRQARLLGSITDEVIGIAVVILFVGIPLLYFPFLIFLLVTKRLQSRVSGVALEYVILSTLVLLHNDIARFWPIVPRISDDAVILQFIMLTFIAASALALRVRRGDERLATQWNAELLATSMRARALPLEEIAHWLAERFLVGSVVIACKSDAGGDQYFHALRDGEWATIRPERERAERMMSPSESGESFLWETATSSALQGGHPGKAPIVCEIRSGFLPDEFVPAGAIIGAFPIEASSLHGYVYLIGLSRISEIMLEQIVDAAGAVAAMLDRYQMFEAWRLTAFANARLDISQDMHDSVLQTLAGLRMQVAALLQDKNMPPATREERLQSLQSIIAAEQKCLRELIDSSAQPRGGNTDLALHLGQRVELLSRQWGIDCTLLTEPAELWITPDIALEVEFLVREAVSNAVRHGNASTIQVIVAEREDVLLVTLKSDGDAVIPQGNGTTDAEGIASQSLIRRLTALNGRAYADQIEQGILLSLRIPLKAKIYVEAADR; encoded by the coding sequence ATGGTTGCCATCGCGACCATTTTTCTGCGGCTCTTTTCGTGGAAAGCGACAAGGCAGGCGAGGCTGCTCGGCTCGATCACCGACGAGGTGATCGGCATCGCGGTGGTCATCCTGTTTGTCGGCATTCCGCTTCTTTACTTCCCGTTTCTGATTTTCCTGCTCGTCACCAAGCGACTTCAGTCGAGAGTGAGCGGGGTGGCGCTGGAATATGTCATACTCTCCACCCTGGTTCTGTTGCACAACGATATTGCGCGTTTCTGGCCGATCGTGCCGCGGATATCGGACGACGCGGTGATCCTGCAGTTCATCATGCTCACCTTCATCGCCGCGTCGGCGCTCGCGCTGCGGGTTCGAAGGGGCGATGAAAGACTGGCCACGCAATGGAATGCGGAACTGCTGGCGACCAGCATGAGGGCGCGGGCGCTTCCGCTTGAGGAGATCGCGCACTGGCTGGCGGAGCGGTTCCTTGTCGGATCGGTCGTGATCGCCTGCAAATCGGATGCGGGGGGCGACCAGTATTTCCACGCCCTTCGAGATGGCGAATGGGCAACGATCCGTCCCGAGCGCGAACGCGCCGAGCGCATGATGTCGCCCAGCGAAAGCGGCGAAAGCTTTCTGTGGGAGACGGCGACCAGCAGTGCGCTGCAAGGCGGCCATCCTGGAAAGGCCCCGATCGTATGCGAGATCCGTTCGGGCTTCCTGCCCGATGAGTTCGTTCCTGCGGGCGCGATCATCGGCGCATTCCCGATCGAGGCCAGCTCGCTGCATGGATACGTCTATCTCATCGGACTTTCGCGAATTTCCGAGATCATGCTTGAACAAATTGTGGATGCTGCTGGCGCCGTCGCCGCGATGCTCGATCGCTATCAGATGTTCGAGGCCTGGCGCCTCACCGCATTCGCCAACGCGCGGCTGGATATCAGCCAGGACATGCATGATTCGGTGCTGCAGACGCTCGCGGGGCTGAGGATGCAGGTCGCCGCGCTCCTTCAGGACAAGAATATGCCCCCGGCCACGCGGGAGGAGAGGCTGCAATCGCTGCAATCGATCATCGCGGCCGAGCAAAAATGCCTGCGCGAATTGATCGACAGCAGTGCCCAGCCAAGGGGGGGGAACACCGATCTGGCGCTCCATCTCGGACAGCGGGTCGAGTTGCTATCCCGGCAATGGGGGATTGATTGCACGCTTCTCACTGAACCTGCCGAACTATGGATCACGCCCGACATCGCGCTGGAAGTCGAATTTCTGGTGCGTGAGGCGGTGTCGAACGCGGTTCGCCACGGCAACGCATCGACGATACAGGTGATTGTCGCGGAACGGGAAGACGTTCTGCTAGTAACCCTGAAGAGTGACGGCGATGCCGTGATCCCACAAGGAAATGGAACTACCGATGCAGAAGGTATAGCATCGCAATCCCTTATCAGGCGGCTTACCGCGTTGAACGGGCGCGCCTATGCCGACCAGATCGAACAAGGTATTTTGCTATCGCTTCGGATTCCGCTGAAGGCCAAAATATATGTCGAAGCTGCTGATCGTTGA
- a CDS encoding response regulator transcription factor encodes MSKLLIVDDHPIFIDGLRHFLETNGHFVEAATRTSLALERITAGDFDLLILDVSMSDGGGLHILRTLRGAGNRMPAIFLTVGLKPSETMEAVQLGINGIVLKHNDPANLLLCVGAVERGDTWIDPTIIERVLRRSMAGQGVPVLPNYGLTLRQEELVKLVGKGLRNREIALRCGLSEGTVKLHLHRIYNKLGIGSRAQLIMMLAAETM; translated from the coding sequence ATGTCGAAGCTGCTGATCGTTGACGACCATCCGATCTTTATCGACGGGCTGCGGCATTTTCTCGAAACGAATGGCCATTTCGTCGAGGCGGCAACGCGGACTTCGCTTGCGCTTGAGCGGATCACTGCCGGCGATTTCGATCTTCTGATCCTGGACGTAAGCATGTCCGACGGAGGGGGGCTGCACATATTGCGCACCCTGCGCGGGGCAGGGAACCGGATGCCCGCGATCTTCCTGACCGTGGGGTTGAAGCCCAGCGAAACGATGGAGGCGGTGCAACTGGGCATCAACGGCATCGTGCTGAAGCACAATGATCCCGCGAACCTGCTCCTGTGCGTCGGCGCGGTCGAGCGCGGTGACACCTGGATTGATCCGACGATCATCGAACGGGTCTTGCGCCGCAGCATGGCGGGGCAGGGGGTGCCGGTGCTGCCCAATTACGGGTTGACGCTCCGGCAGGAAGAATTGGTCAAGCTGGTTGGCAAGGGCCTGCGCAACCGCGAAATCGCGCTGCGCTGCGGTTTGTCCGAAGGCACCGTCAAGCTGCACCTGCACCGCATCTACAACAAGCTCGGGATCGGCTCGCGCGCTCAGCTCATCATGATGCTGGCGGCCGAGACTATGTGA
- a CDS encoding prepilin peptidase — MNGVQTGLLITLYAVLVSAAVMDIWKLRISNIFPAAVILLFLLWAYSCGWGFQLWQNAIGFALTFMGGLFLFSRGWMGGGDVKLFAAMALWFDFTGVAALYLYTAIGGAILSIAFILLRRMLPQRVALSADVPSLKVRGPIPYGLAISAGAILAIVGGNASPQPKPWYLQPPPLVKIT, encoded by the coding sequence ATGAACGGGGTTCAGACCGGGTTGCTGATCACGCTGTATGCGGTGCTGGTATCGGCGGCGGTGATGGACATTTGGAAACTGCGCATCTCGAACATCTTTCCAGCCGCCGTCATCCTGCTGTTCCTTTTATGGGCGTATAGCTGCGGCTGGGGCTTTCAGCTGTGGCAGAATGCGATCGGCTTCGCGCTCACGTTCATGGGCGGCCTGTTCCTGTTCTCGCGCGGCTGGATGGGCGGCGGCGACGTAAAGCTGTTCGCGGCGATGGCGCTGTGGTTCGATTTCACCGGCGTGGCGGCGCTGTATCTCTATACCGCGATCGGCGGCGCGATCCTGAGCATTGCCTTCATCCTGCTCCGCCGAATGCTGCCCCAACGCGTGGCGCTATCAGCCGATGTGCCAAGCCTGAAGGTGCGCGGCCCGATCCCCTATGGCCTCGCGATATCGGCGGGTGCGATCCTCGCGATCGTCGGCGGGAACGCCAGTCCGCAGCCCAAGCCGTGGTATCTTCAACCGCCGCCGCTGGTGAAAATCACATAG
- a CDS encoding LytR C-terminal domain-containing protein yields MRRDTFSWLMLSALLATAGCSRATVRADVPEGTRFTADAKGSADKAARLLTDGNYGLAIEMYRRMVAIDPDDAGATAGLARCYDRLQRYDLSEVYFQKALALAPRDPALYRAYGASLRAQGRQAEAELLAIDMDAMLAPAGAAAAVVANAGAGKSPAPTRDAEGIGVVLASVAAVPPAPPALPGQRLERVAPGVVRLVMPQMRYADIGRPSAAAGNLQVVPPVNAPLRNTLIVNAVGRKGIAGRVQSYLSGRGWQSLDRGDAKGYLTVSRILYPPAEQATAKRLAQAVPFRTRLYPLSQANRVQLLIGENAIGFDKAKPVARR; encoded by the coding sequence ATGCGGCGCGATACTTTTTCGTGGCTGATGTTGTCCGCGCTGCTGGCAACGGCCGGGTGTTCGCGCGCGACGGTCAGGGCCGATGTTCCGGAAGGAACCCGCTTCACCGCCGACGCGAAGGGATCGGCCGACAAGGCGGCTCGACTGCTCACGGACGGCAATTACGGCCTTGCGATCGAAATGTATCGGCGGATGGTCGCCATCGATCCGGATGATGCAGGCGCGACGGCCGGCCTGGCGCGCTGTTACGATCGCCTGCAGCGATACGATCTTAGCGAGGTCTATTTCCAGAAGGCGCTGGCGCTCGCGCCGCGCGATCCGGCACTCTATCGCGCCTATGGAGCATCGCTGCGCGCGCAAGGGCGGCAGGCGGAGGCGGAATTGCTCGCGATCGATATGGACGCGATGCTCGCTCCCGCCGGAGCTGCCGCGGCGGTCGTCGCGAATGCCGGCGCCGGAAAGTCTCCTGCCCCGACGCGCGACGCGGAAGGCATTGGCGTCGTCCTCGCCAGCGTCGCGGCGGTGCCGCCGGCTCCCCCGGCCCTTCCCGGCCAAAGGCTCGAGCGGGTCGCGCCGGGCGTGGTTCGGCTCGTCATGCCGCAAATGCGCTATGCGGACATCGGCCGGCCATCCGCGGCGGCCGGCAATCTGCAGGTCGTGCCTCCCGTAAACGCGCCATTGCGCAACACGCTCATCGTGAATGCGGTCGGTCGCAAGGGCATCGCCGGGCGAGTGCAATCCTATCTGAGCGGGCGCGGCTGGCAGTCGCTCGATCGTGGGGATGCGAAGGGGTATCTGACGGTCAGCCGCATTCTTTATCCCCCCGCCGAACAGGCGACCGCGAAGCGTCTGGCGCAGGCTGTGCCGTTCAGGACACGGCTCTATCCGTTGTCCCAGGCCAATCGCGTACAATTGCTCATCGGCGAAAACGCGATCGGGTTCGACAAGGCGAAGCCAGTCGCGCGGCGATGA